Below is a genomic region from Panthera tigris isolate Pti1 chromosome E1, P.tigris_Pti1_mat1.1, whole genome shotgun sequence.
CTTTCGGGGAGGGGCCGGATTGGGGAACTGGGGGGCTGGCACCTGGGCCAAGAGACTCCTGGGGGCGAAGAGTGTCTGAGAATGCAGGGAGATCCTGActgccccacccctcacccccagagGACTCTGATGTGACAGAGGTGATCTGGCAACCAGCTCTTAAGCGTGGGAGAAGCCTGGAGGCCCAAGGATATGTTGTTCGAGTCTGGGACACTGGAGTTTATCTGCTGTATAGCCAGGTAATCCCAAACATACCCTACGCCTCATGTGGGGGGCCGGAGGTCTGTTCTCCCAGGGCCCATAAGTCCTGCTACTGAGAATTCCCGACCCTTCTGTTCATACCAAACTTAGAagaccctccttccttccttggctcTCTTGTCCAGGCTCCCGAGGCCTCCCAGCACTGAGCCATCTCGTTTCTCCTCCGTTCCCTGCCAGGTCCTGTTCCACGATGTGACTTTCACCATGGGTCAGGTGGTGTCCCGGGAGGGCCGGGGAAGGCAGGAGACGCTATTCCGTTGTATACGAAGTATGCCTTCCAATCCGGACTGGGCCTACAATAGTTGCTACAGTGCAGGTGGGAGCCCtttgggaggtggagggggggggtcGTGAGAAGAGCAGGGTCTCTCtgaccccgggggggggggggtgacgagGAAGCTCCAGCAGGGGGTTGGAAGCCTGGGTGGAGAGGTGGGTCTGGAATGAAGGACAGAAAGCACAAAAGAGGTTGagctggagaagggaggggagacgTCAGTCTGCGCGACCGTGACCTCACTGAgcatctcttctctcctctcaggTGTCTTCCACCTACACCAAGGGGATATTCTGAGTGTCACAATCCCCGGGGAAGGGCGAAGCTTAGCCTCTCGCCATCTGGAACCTTCCTGGGCTTTGTGAAACTGTGATTTTGAGGTGGTCTCAAGCTCGGAAGACTGGGGTGGGGACATACTGGAGGCAGCCAAGAGCTAACAGGAACAGAGGCCTCTTCCAGGGTTGACTGGAACCCGGGGTTTGACGACTCACGAATCTCCGtgcctcccttttccctttccgCCCCCATCCCCTGGACTTCGACTTCACGGATATTAAAGAAGTGTAATCTCTTGCTCTCGTCCCCCATCCAGCCCCACattcttggggggtggggggagaaatggGGGGCAATGCCAGGCCTCGGTGGAGACCTACTTTAAGTCCCACTGGAATGCTTCCAGAACAGCACCACCATCTAGCGGCAGCTTGAGAGAAGCAGCCTGCCTGTTGGCAGAAGCCCACGAAGCCTCCCTCCACTCAGGAAACTCCTGGTTCCCACGCCACACCTCTCTCCAGGTACCCgctgcctcctccctccacaAGAAGCCCCGCCCTCACCTCCCTCTCCACCAACGGGGCCCCGGGCTCGGCTCCCATCACTATCTCCAGGGGTGTGTTTATTGTGCGCCcgtctgggggggtggggggggtgcccgacgacgacgacgacgacagTCCCTTTGCAGACACACCACCCTACGGGTGCCAAGTTCCGCCTTTCCTGCCCTCCGCTCCCCTAGCGTGACGGGCCCTCCAAGCCTCTCGGGGCTGGGACGGGTCGCCGTGCAGCCTCGGGTAAATCTTGGCCCGAATGCTGGTCTTCCTTCACTCCTCGAGCTTTCTTTCTGCTCAAGACCCGCTTAAACTTAAATAGGAGAGTAAACGACTTCCACTTCCCCCGCTGCCTTGCCTCAGCCCCGTCCCTGTACCGGGATCTCCCCGCCCTCCCGGCTGTCCTCCGGCGCGCCGCCGGGGACCGAGGTACCAAGGCCccggggttcgagccccgccagCGCGGAGAAGCGCTACGCAGCGGGACACGCAGCGGTGGGGGACGCGCAGGCGCAAAAGGGAGCGCGATGGGCTAGTCGCGCGCGGCCGGGAGCAGCGAGCGTGCGCAGGCgcagccctgcacggggctcggGGGGCGGGACGGTCCCGTGGCGTCTACGTTCGGGGGTAGGCGGGACTAGGCGCGCGCTGGCCGCGCCGGCGCTGTTCGCCGGCTGTGACGTACTAATCGTGCGCCGCCAGCGCCGGTGGGCCTGGGGCTcgcgggaggggaaggaggagaaggaggaggaggagggggaggtggtggaggtggaggctggagcagagcaagcggcggccgcggcggggcGGCTCGGCGGCGCGGCGCGCGGCCCAGAAGCGTTGGAATCCTGAATTGAGAGGGCTGCGCCTGAAGACAGCAGGAGTGGCGGGGCCGCCGCCGTCGCCGGAGAGATGAGCCGGGAAGCTTGAGGCCGGAGACGCCCGCCCTCGGGCCCGTCCGCCCGGCTTCCCCGCTCCCGGTGAGGACGCCCCCtacccttcccccagccctgccgCGGCCTCTCCCATTCCTGGATCTCATTCCCACCAAACCGGGGCCCAGGAGGCCCTCGAAGGGGCTTCTTCAGGCCCTCGGGCGCCGAACTGTCCAGGACCAAACCGGTGTGGGACGCATTCTGGCCCCCGGGAgcggagcaggagagggggctgggCCAACCTGGCTCACGCGGCTCAGTTCTGTCCCAGCGGCTTGATCCGGCTGCCTGAGCACCGGTTGGGTTCTCTTTCAGTTTCCCTTAACATTCTTCCGTTTTCGTTAGATTTTACTACCTGAACCATAGCCCTGGGATCCCCATTCCCTCCTGCGACGACCTGAGCATGCCcgtaccctccccaccccaccccattcatTCCGAGGTGGTAGAGCACTCTCTCCCCACTCTAGACCCCGGTTTCCCCGTGGAAGCTGTGTTCTCAGGTATCTCTTTATCATGTCAGGAGTCTCCTGCTGAGCCATTGCCCTTACTAGGTTCTCAATTAGGATACTCCTGGTGGCATTAAATACTGACAACAGTGGCTTTAACCTGGGGGGTCCGAGAAATAAGATCCTGCCGCTTAGCCATTCTCCCTTGCTCCTCTGTGGTCGGGGGAGAGATGGTGGCATGGACTCTGAAGGGCCCTGCGGATCTTGTTAACCGAAAAGATCGGAAATTCGTAGGGGTTTTGcgctttttcctcttttcttaggTCACTTGTATCTGATTCCAGAGGAGGCATGCcgaggaagagaggcaggatcTGGGGTGCGGGGGTGTTTGCATTCTGACACTCTAACCGTTGTTTTACAGGCTGCCGGAAAATGAAAGAGACTATACAAGGGACCGGGTCTTGGGGGCCTGAGCCTCCTGGACCTGGCGTGGCCCCGGCTTACTCAAGTCCCAGGCGGGAGCGTCTTCGTTGGCCCCCACCCCCTAAACCCCGACTTAAATCAGGTGGAGGGTTTGGGCCAGATCCTGGGTCAGGGACCACAGTGCCAGCCAGACGCCTCCCTGTCCCTCGGCCCTCTTTTGATGCGTCAGCtagtgaagaggaggaggaagaagaggacgATGAGGatgaagatgaggaagaggaaggggcagcTTGGAGGCTGCCCCCCAGATGGGGTCAGCTGGGAACCTCCCAGCGGCCTCGCCCTCCTCGCCCTACTCATCGGAAAACCTGCTCCCAGCGCCGCCGCAGAGCCATGCGAGCCTTCCGGATGCTGCTGTACTCAAAAAGCACCTCGTTGACATTCCACTGGAAGCTTTGGGGGCGCCACCGGGGCCGGCGGCGGAGCCTCGCACACCCCAAGAACCATCTTTCACCCCAGGAAGGGGGTGCGACACCACAGCTGCCATCCCCCTGCTGTCGTTTTGACTCCCCTCGGGGGCCACCTCCGCCCCGGCTCGGTCTGCTAGGTGCTCTCATGGCTGAGGACGGGGTGAGAGGGTCTCCACCAATGTCCTCTGGGCCCCCAGTGGAGGAAGATGGATTAAGGTGGACTCCAAAGTCTCCTCTGGACCCTGACTCCGGTAAGGTGGGAATGGGGTGtgggaagggtgggggcagggttcGGATCCAGGAGGATTGGGAGCCTCTTGCTGTGGTGAGAGCCGGGCCTAAGGACAGTGGGACGGCAGAGCGAGGGGGTCCAGAATAGCTGTGAAATATCTTAAGCCCCACTTTGAGCAAGATCTAAGTCTGGGGAGACGGTCAAGGCCGGGTGACAGAGTCCCCGAGCCGAGTAGGCGTCCTGTGTACAGATGAGAACGGGAGATGAGGTTTAGAAAAGTTAGTCTTATTATCCACGCAAGCTCCCTTTTCGTTTGGCCTTTCCGAATAAAGGGGCCCTTGCCTGTGCATCTGCGAAGGGTGCTACTCTGGTACTGGGATGGGATTTCTCTGCAGTTACCACCTGTATAGCCGTGTGTGACATTCGCACTCGGGATGTTTCTTTCGGGGACGCAAGCAGACAATGTCGGGCTGTGTTTTTATCAGTCCCTGGAGTATTTATCGAGCCTTCGGTGTGCACCGGGTGCCGTACTCGGTGCTAGGTATACGGTGGTGGTAAATGTCTCGGACGCGTGCCTCTCTCCGAGTCTTAGTCTTTTCTTGCTTCTGTCTTATGACGAGCACCTCTTCTCTTCAGTTCCTCTGTAACCTGTTAGACATGCTTCTCTCGCGCTTTACGGTTTCCGTCCCCTAGAGTTCCTATCGGGAGATTCCGTTTCGGTTCCTCCCCGTGCTCTTAGAATTTGTATCGTTTGATCTCACCATTGTCCCTTGATCTTAGCCAATTTCTCATCCCCATCCTGTTTCCCCTGCGCTGTAGGCCTCCTCTCCTGTACTCTTCCCAATGGCTTTGGGGGACCGCCCGGGCCAGAAGGGGAGCGAGGCCTGGCACCCCCTGACGCCAGCATCCTCATCAGCAATGTGTGCAGCATCGGGGACCACGTGGCCCAGGAACTTTTTCAGGGCTCAGACCTGGGCACCGCAGAAGAGGCGGAGCGGCCCGGGGAGAAGGCCGGCCAGCACAGCCCCCTGCGAGAGGAGCATGTGACCTGCGTGCAGAGTAAGGGAGCCCGGACGGCCGGGCCTTCTCTTCTCTCCGCCAGCTCCTGAGTTGGAGTGCGGAGGCCTCacactctcctcttcctctccgcTCAGGCATCTTGGATGAATTCCTTCAGACTTACGGCAGCCTCATTCCCCTCAGCACTGATGAGGTGGTGGAGAAACTGGAGGACATCTTTCAGCAGGAGTTCTCTACACCTTCCAGGTGAGGCAGGACAGAGGGGTCCTCCGGAGAGGGCCGGGGCCTGAGGGGCCCGAGGGGTCAGGGGTCGGGAGAGAATGCCGCCCAGAGGGACCGactcaggggaggaggagggagcagggaccGAGGGGGAGGAATCTGCAGGTGAAGCGCGAAGCCCCTGTGAGCAGATGGGGCGGTCCTTCCCCGGGGCCCTGAAATATGCCCGGTGCTCACGTGCCTCCTTCCCAGGAGCGGGCCCTTCAGCAGGCCCTCGGAAGGCTACGCGAGCCCCGGCGGGGACTAGTTGAGACAGATCCCGATTCTGGGCAGCAGAAGGTCCTTCTGTACGCCCTAGCCCCTCGTCTCTTGTGTGACTCCGCCCTTGGCCTACTCAGGAAGGGCCTGGTGCTGCAGCTCATCCAGTCGTAC
It encodes:
- the SENP3 gene encoding sentrin-specific protease 3 isoform X1, whose product is MPVPSPPHPIHSEVVEHSLPTLDPGFPVEAVFSGCRKMKETIQGTGSWGPEPPGPGVAPAYSSPRRERLRWPPPPKPRLKSGGGFGPDPGSGTTVPARRLPVPRPSFDASASEEEEEEEDDEDEDEEEEGAAWRLPPRWGQLGTSQRPRPPRPTHRKTCSQRRRRAMRAFRMLLYSKSTSLTFHWKLWGRHRGRRRSLAHPKNHLSPQEGGATPQLPSPCCRFDSPRGPPPPRLGLLGALMAEDGVRGSPPMSSGPPVEEDGLRWTPKSPLDPDSGLLSCTLPNGFGGPPGPEGERGLAPPDASILISNVCSIGDHVAQELFQGSDLGTAEEAERPGEKAGQHSPLREEHVTCVQSILDEFLQTYGSLIPLSTDEVVEKLEDIFQQEFSTPSRKGLVLQLIQSYQRMPGNAMVRGFRVAYKRHVLTMDDLGTLYGQNWLNDQVMNMYGDLVMDTVPEKVHFFNSFFYDKLRTKGYDGVKRWTKNVDIFNKELLLIPIHLEVHWSLISVDVRRRTITYFDSQRTLNRRCPKHIAKYLQAEAVKKDRLDFHQGWKGYFKMNVARQNNDSDCGAFVLQYCKHLALAQPFSFTQQDMPKLRRQIYKELCHCKLTV
- the SENP3 gene encoding sentrin-specific protease 3 isoform X2, translating into MKETIQGTGSWGPEPPGPGVAPAYSSPRRERLRWPPPPKPRLKSGGGFGPDPGSGTTVPARRLPVPRPSFDASASEEEEEEEDDEDEDEEEEGAAWRLPPRWGQLGTSQRPRPPRPTHRKTCSQRRRRAMRAFRMLLYSKSTSLTFHWKLWGRHRGRRRSLAHPKNHLSPQEGGATPQLPSPCCRFDSPRGPPPPRLGLLGALMAEDGVRGSPPMSSGPPVEEDGLRWTPKSPLDPDSGLLSCTLPNGFGGPPGPEGERGLAPPDASILISNVCSIGDHVAQELFQGSDLGTAEEAERPGEKAGQHSPLREEHVTCVQSILDEFLQTYGSLIPLSTDEVVEKLEDIFQQEFSTPSRKGLVLQLIQSYQRMPGNAMVRGFRVAYKRHVLTMDDLGTLYGQNWLNDQVMNMYGDLVMDTVPEKVHFFNSFFYDKLRTKGYDGVKRWTKNVDIFNKELLLIPIHLEVHWSLISVDVRRRTITYFDSQRTLNRRCPKHIAKYLQAEAVKKDRLDFHQGWKGYFKMNVARQNNDSDCGAFVLQYCKHLALAQPFSFTQQDMPKLRRQIYKELCHCKLTV